In Sebastes fasciatus isolate fSebFas1 chromosome 8, fSebFas1.pri, whole genome shotgun sequence, the DNA window ATCAATACCTGCTGATAGAAAACGAGGTGTGGGCCCGCGCGCATCGCTGTCGGCTCCGAGACACTATAGTGAAATGACATAGGGCTGTCACATCCAATTTCAAATAAATGGACGGCGTTTATTagatgtggtgtgtgtggaAATTGATGGGAGGGATGCTGTCTGAGCTGCGCCTGTCTGTGAATTGTCTGCATGCATCAGCAATTGGTTTACCCACAAGCTGTTCACCTGAACATCAGCTGCCAAAATCTGTCGGCCTGCGGGTTCACCCGAGCAGATTTCCACACTTTCTGAGCGTTGTttttgtcaacaacaacaacaaaaacgaCCTTCCTTTTGTGTGGCCGGCATGCTACTCAGCTGCATTTGTGCGTCAGAACGAGAAGACCGCGCAAAGTCAGACAGGTGACATATCTGTCGATTCAGCAGGAGTGCAGGTGGGTTCACTCATTCATTGCATCACGGTGCTGTGAATTCATTCTCTTATCCCGTTAAAGGAAGGGTAAATCCTCCTTCCATTTGACACGCTGCTCATTTAGCTGAGAGGCACAGTGGCTGGCCAGAGGGAGGGGAGCTGTGGGGGAGCAGCGGTGATGGGGGGGGGGCTCTTTGGGAGGTGTCGTCCTGAGCAGATGGACCTCTCAGTGGCGTAGTAAGTGGAGTCTTCACATGGCGGAGGAGACTGCAGGATCTCACAGGACCGGGACACAGCATCCAGGTGGCCTCAGCCCCTCCTGACCAGCTGGAGGAGCGATGGGACCATCTGACACTCGCAGGGAAAACGATACACTTTTCTTTGCTGCTTTGTTTTGTCTCCACACAAAAGCCCAGAGCCAATCAAGGAATTTAGCTAATGAAGCTTAGAGAAAATCGTTTTGATTACATAAAAGCATTCATGGTAACAACATGAGAACAGCGTTTACATGCAATCCTCAGGTGAACACGCTGCGTTGCATGATGATATTcaccttttttatttcaaaaataAGAAATCTGATGTATTGTTTGAGGTGATTTCATTCAAACCCATCTTTCAAATCTGCATCAACACCCGACTGCAGCGATGTCTCTGCAGCTTACACATGCTGCAATGTAGATTCAACAAATCCAAGTGAGAAAATCCCATCTGTGCTTCTCCTCCACTGATCCTGGGCCCTGGAGGCTACACCGGGCTAATTGTGGCCCCATTTTCCTTTCcttatcttttttgtttttactcagTGTCGGGGTCAGGGAAGCTCCCAAGTGACCAGCGGCAGGAGCAACAGCCATCGGCCCCCGCTGAGCATCAGTAATTagagccctcctcctcctcccgacCAGGGAACCTCTCGCTGTTCTTCTGAAGGGCAAGGGGGCAGAGAGGAGGGACAGCTGCTGATGGGAAACCACTCTGCGGTTCCCATGGATGACCAGCGTCCTTTCGTCCTCCTCAGAGGATGTGCAGCAGCATCTTTGATCCGGATGATGGGGGCTCGGACCAGACAGATTATAGGAGCTGTCTGGTTTCTCATGGCTGTTTatctttcctctttcttttctttttgctaTCACCATTTCCATGACTAATGAGTTGGTGATTTATTAATCTGTTGGTGGTTTAATACGGACAGCATTTCTGTTTTTGAACGGTGGCATAGCAAGACTCACACATGCATCACATGagcaataaattaaaataagtggaCAATAACATTGCAGCATGGCCTTTGTGAAGCTTATAACTTTGATTAAAAATGAAAGTGTCTactggtctataaaatggtccATTTTCAGAGGTAGTGACAAAATGTTAGGTACACCCAGagatggaagaagtactcagatcctttacttaaagcagTTTTTAGAGATGGAGCAAgtaggattaaaaaaagttatttttataaaacggtcactatgtcctgacagtagtgcatgagacaggtaatctgaaaaaaatcatgtccctctgtgtcctccggtggttctaatggcatctgtaagatttcacagaccggaggaaaacaaccaatcagagctgatctggagccttgccgtctctgagcagctgtcaatcactcgtgaactccgatcaaacggtcaaactaggcagcgctgatcaaatatgaatcaatattctgttactgtaatgcctatttctcgcataaaatgttttcagaaacatcttgtagtgtactgtttagctgtaaaatgagaaagtttgtgacccggcagccatgttgagatcagttgaggaaataccaagcaccgcccaccagccggagctgctcaatgatgccaaaaatattctgcttactgcagctttaagtaccaATACagcaatgtaaaaaataatacattacaagaataagtcctgcattcaaaatcagaaaaatatactaaaagtatcaaaattaaaagtactCGCTCTTCAGAAAAATGTCACCTGTGACTGATATATTAATAGATTGCTTTTAATACTGATGCAACAATGTGTGAGCAGCTTTTTATTGCTGTAGCTGGTCGCGGTGGAgtttttttatcatgtttttatttttttttatgtaaaatcttTATCTGTAGAAACCATTAACTATATTTGTAAGAGAAATATAGTGGAGTTAAAAAAAGTACAGCATTTACCACTGAAATGTCATGGAGTAGAAGtgaaaagttgcataaaatggaaatacaagaACCTCAAAGTTGTACTTAAGTTCAGTTCTTGACAAAGATCTACTTAGGTGCGTTCCACCACTGGGTAAACCAATCCATACAATAACTACAGTCcaaaataacaatttaacatGAACTAAAGTATTTACACTGttaatatttactgtatgttgtgCTGTGTTATGTTGTCCACTCCTTGCATATTATATGCACAAATATATAGCTACAGTATACATCCCACTGATGGCTCCTGACCTGGAGTTGGTAGTATAATACTATATGTAGCTGACTATGTCCTGACAATCTCTCTGTCATATACACAGTAATAAAATGCGTCAACAACCTGTTTTTATTAGCTGCATGCATGTTTAAATTTAAAGGGAATCCCCCCATTTAATAGGTGAATAAATGTCAGCATTAAATCTTTAGCTTACACGTGTAACATCAATTTTATCTCCTTTAATTTTTCATATGCACAgtataaatgtatttcatgGGCAGGAGTGTGTGGTGACTGTGTGCCTGCAGATTGTCTAGTGATAGgttttgatatacagtatatagaagtGTGCTTGCGCCATCTAGTGGGGAAACAAGTTGACAGTTTCATGATTGGTGCAATGCACTTATTGGCCTGAAACTGCTGTagcagaataaataaaagaactgCATCCCAGTGTTGAACTTATTATATGAAATATTTATACAAATTAATAACTTTTCCCATCATCAgacatccagagcattaatatatcatcaaacAACcaccctcaggttaacactgttagctctatcaggagtgttgatgttgttttcactgttagtgctgttagcaccattagcatggatgtattaagagaactggatacagcgttggaggcaggctcccgttcattcctatgagagttgctcagtgttgcatgaagccaaaaaggctcgactgccgagcgataaagtacccggattttccggcgatcttccacaTCTATTGGGCCCTTTGAGCAagcgcagtagtgtttcctttaactccgccgcCCAGCTCTCGCTCCaacctcggtctgggtctcatttacatgaacggaggaagggaaataactctggattcggcttttagtgcattttacaacttttaggacctaatgatttaaatacgggctattcaagtgttcataatGGGGAGTAATTCACCtcgaaaaaaaattatctgctgagttacagacgtctctttcccaatgtaagtctatgggaaaaagtatttttgggcccaatgacaCCATGTGCCGGACACGGAcattgtagtaccaccgtttggccactataaaaatttgcttcacagcccggcactcttcctgggggcttgaccATTAGCTGCTAACCACCAGCACAGACGTTGCAATAttgagagctgtgcggaggcaatagaaatgctctcaatctcgtatttagcacctttaattagtGATCTTTAAAGGTGCTCGTAGGTAGATGTTGTACCTTTGAATAAAGCCAAGCTAGCGGTTTCCccttgcttccagtctttatgccaagtaagggataatgtgcagtgagccggtcattgttgtgaaataaaccccgacgtgaagccctgaaggggtttatttcacaacaacgacccgctagctgtacattacacttattacacggctacttacttcaATAATCGTACAggaaaggaacaaaaaaatcaataatttgacacaaaaatggtccgccacaGTCCGAGTTCACgctgtaattgaccaatcagaatcgagtattcaacaaagcctaataagctaagctaactgactCCCACCTCTAGCGCCGTACTTAACATACAGATTCATTTCATCGAACTCTCTGCCAGAAATTGAATCAgcacaaactgttcctttaactgagAGCGTCTCCAGCCTCCTCAGTACTGCCGTTCTCAGATTTACTGTCACAAAGGACATTTGGTGTTGCAGAAGTCTCCTGACTTAAACAGCCCGTAGACGTTAACCAGCGGGAACATGGTGACCGAGCCGACTAGTGAGCCGATCTGTACTGCGGCGCCGCACCACACCAGGGCGCTGTGGCTCCGGTCCCTCAGGATGACACCCACCATTACTTTGACATAAGACAGCGTTCCAGTGAAGAGGAGCCATGAGAGCACCTGGTGAGGGCGAAAGAACAAAGTTGACTCATCTGAATGATAATCTGGGAAATGTTTAACATCATTTGTGtctgaaaaaacaaatcagGATTTCACACTAACAGCCCAAATATGTTATACGTCATCAGTTATGAGAGAGTTGCTCAATGCTCTGGGCTTCTGTAAAGGAGGGGTTGAACTTTGCCACAGCTGATAAAACCGCTGAGAAATATTTCCTGGGCCGATTGTTTCTACGTCATACGTCTCTCTCACAGCATGTTTGTGTTTCACTTACAATGATTATCTCTCCCCACACAGTCCCTTGAAGCAAAGGACACGGACTCATAGCTGCCATGGCCATGTTATAGCTGCCAAATCCTGTCCCGAGCACCGTCAGCATGCCGAGACACACCAGTGACCTGAAAACAACAGAGGTTTGTTATCAGTTATATCAAAGATTCCCGTTAGAGATAAAAGATAAGTTATCTTTCAAAAGGATAGTTTGATTGACTTTTATTATCCCACATAAACAAGGTGCTCAAGACATTCCTTTGAGTTGCCTCTACTCTACTAGCTTCTGTTACTCAACACAATCTCTCATTCGCAATTTCTTTCATgcatttctgaaaaaaataagcGTGTTCCtggaggctgtagcaggctcagttttagagctagagtgaagagaATAAATGCggtcacatgaaactagaaaatctatgGAGTctattggtactaaccatgtcatgttagcttgtcaggaaggaggctaaacaacactccgaagttaggctaaattttggcgagggaaaactggcaattttcaaaggggtcccttgtcCTCTGATCTCGAGATATGTTAaagaaaataggttctatgggtacccacaagtctcccctttacagacatgttacactttatgataatcacatgcagtttggggcaaaaacaatgccacattttgcatgcagtataaatgtgttattttcacctatttaAAAAAGGGTTTCTGCATGCtgaggtccctaaacagtcttggaattacataaattcggtatcactgtaaagctgagactcttgcgGATCctatgagcccaattgtattcaagtatgatgatgttagtccccaaagtagccatttcattgtagtgagaccatttcttgaaacttgacctcactgtataaaatgacctttggtgacctctaggataatcacagcctcgtgaaactttacaaccacaaactagagacatagagcattcagaggagggatggctttcctaggtagattaaAATTAAGggagtttctgagcagtttcgaGAACAGAAGTgatgatgtacaccacctcTATGTAACATATACTGCTGCCCAGTGATCTCCTCTTAAAGACCTCCTGTCCCCCCCtaagaaagacagaaatgggtctatgaaaaagagggttggagtggaagaggttaaggCAGACAGTTGTGAACCTGTCCTTTTAATGAAAAAACTATATCTGTATAACAATAATTTGTACCTGTTTTGGAAGAACATTGCAATGGTGCAAGCCACTGGGTTGGCCACTGATGCCAGAGAAGCAGAGAGGTGATAGGCCAGGTTCCCGTAGGGCTTACAGGAGAACGTCTGCACCGAGGGCAGCAGCCCGTTGGCTGCACAATTAACCCACACCACCATAAAGTAGATGAAGGTCAGCTCGTACACAGAGTATTTTGGGCCTGCCAGCAGAAGCGTGCTCTGGGCTGCCCCCTCATCCTGTCTTTTTACAGCCTCTCCATCAGTGTCTGCTCCGGGGTTCTCCAGGCCGGAGCCGACAGATGCCGCGGTGCCTGGCACCAGGTTTTCGGTGGACAGCTCGAATGTCCGTGGAAGCCTGTTCAGCGCAACAAAAGCAGCCAGGCTAAAGCACATCATGACAGCTAGGAGGACGAGAAACACCTCTATGGAAAAGTTGGGTGGAAGATATTCTGTATGCGATGACCAGCCTGTGAGGTTTCCTGCAGTCTGAGACGAGTTGACACATTTGGCGATGCCTACACTTTGTCCCAGAGCGACTACCCCAGGAAGGAAACCACTCAGCCCCTCTCCAATAAAGAATGTGGTGATGTATTTTGCTGGTAGCTGCATCATGAAAGGCAGGAAGGTAACTGAGGAGGTGCAGTCcaccagagagaggaagaaggtgAGGATGAAGAAGGCGGTGCTACGTGACGCCCCGGCCACTACCGTAGTCCTGTCCCAGAAGAAGACGAGCAGGACGCAGGAGAGGATGCCGATGGAGAGGATGGAGTAAATGACAACGTTTTCTTTGAGACGTCCCGGGAACAGTTTGTGCATGATGGTGACCAGCAGAGGTCCCAGGTTGGCCAGCTGGATGATGACCGTCAGATAGGAGGGGAGCTCCCAGCCCTCCGGGAGAGTGTTGACGATGAGTGGCAGTTCCACCCACAGACCGTTCACCGCCACCCAAGAGCCCAGGCCGAAGGCACAGGCCAGTATGTGGACGAGCAGAGCCATGGTGCAGCCGGATCAGTGTGAGGAAAgtttgaagaagaagaggatgcCTCCCCTAAATGGTTCCACCTCTGTTGTGTGTCATACCTAAAACAAAAGGTCAGAAGCATTAGCTTTAGACATTATATGTTGTTCCAAAATAAGAACTGTTAGGCTTAAATGTTCAAGAAATACCTTGTAAAAtagtttaaagggttaattcaccaaaacaacatgcagaaaagtttggttttgattttggcagccAGATTTTTAACTACACACAAAATTTCATCCGCCTGCAATGtattgggcatgtctgtaaaggggagactcgtgggtacccatagaacccattttcattcacatatctaaaggtcagaggtcaagggacccctttgaaaatggtcatgacagttttttctcgccaaaactGTGAAGGGCACAAAAGGAACAGTTACATTTGTAGAGTCCTGCCATGGTGTGAGATTATTCAGCTGTGTGTCACACAGTTTCACGCCTCTTTTATGTCGGAGGTGCCGAAAAGACTTCCACAAAGGATACACTAGTGTTTCCTTTCCTGTATGATTATCGGGttgtgggaggagagaggacgcGAGGAAGCATAAGTTATCATAATGAAAAGCACCCTATGTGTGCTGTGTGGAGGTGTTGAAGTTTGAAGCAAAAGCAAAAGAAAGTGGTGCAATGTGGATGTCAGCTGTAGGAGGGGAGAGGCAGGAGGAACCGCATTGGCCACCTTATATAGCCCAAGGGCCCAGGAGAGCTTAATCACCTGATGGCCCGGCCTCTACTGTCAGCCAAATGTCTACTGAGGTTGGCCAGAACAACTACGAACAAATCAAATATCAACCAATGTTAAATGAGAGTAGTTACGTAGAAAAAAGTATAAGGTAGCATTAAATGGAAATGTTCAAGTGTCGCAAAATCCCTGGCTGTTGGCATAGGCAGTAATATCCCTGATAATTCATGAGGACAAATGTCAGTTGAGGCCAGCTGAGTTACTGTCAGTAAACTCTAACAACCTCAtgtgcataaataaaacaaagcaagTTAAGGACAAGTGTCTTTCTTCATAGATAAAGCCGGTGGGAAATCAAGTGTCTCCTCACAGAAAGTAACAGCAATATCATTTTAGTTCACACCCACAGTACGCTCCTCGTGTCTCAAGCAGCTGATACTATTTTCACATCCCTTTTCACACGCTTCCTGTGGAGGAATCTGACAAACCATATGGGCCTCCACGCTCCGTCTCTTGGCACGCTTGTAGCTTTCACACTGATCTCATGATGATGTACAAAAACAAGTCAGAAAATGTGTAAATGATCCATGATGATGACGTGatatattttccatttttagtTCAAGAAACTGTCTCAGACGCTTCTGAGAAAAACAATAGGCTATTATGCCTTTAAATAATGTAATCAGTAGATATAATGGAAAGACAGCATGAACAGAAACTACAGTGTTAAGAAGACACTCACTGTTGATCCCAAAAGCAAATAAGCTTCCCTTTAGACATGGAAATGTACTTACAAGTTTCTTCAGTCCCTGGAGGCGTTGAATACGACTTGCTGTCATCTTATATAGAGGTCTAGCGACAGACCTCCTTTGGCTGTtgttacatgcacacactgatGAGAATCACATGGTGCTTCTGGGTAGGTCAGAGTCCACTCTAGCCGTTGATCAGCTCCACTGGATAACAGAGGGCAGTGTCTATAAAACCTGAGCTTTCCTTACTGCACCCACCTCTTAATTAGGTCAAGTCAGTGCTGAAACACTTTGAGGTACCCTTGACATTTTAGCTGCATTCTTTGCCTGGCCCAGCAGGAAAATGAAATGTGCTGGAGTAGTTGTTTTTGACTGCCCAAGCCTGCAGCTCCCCCTACTGGCCTCAGGTGGAAGATACTAAAGATACTACTTTAGTTTCAAGGTCCTGGTAGAGTGCATGTTGGCTCACTGTCAAAGTGCTCCCTATTGCATAATACCTACCGAATCCAAGCAGGTTTTGAGTATTGTTTTCACACTGGAACGGGACAAAATAAAGTGTAATATATAATCACACAAGACTAAGAGTAtgcagccatgctagtggctatgtgaggctgtacttaggcacatTTCAATGTCAgcatgctcacagtgacaatggcatcacatttatttttaccaggtaatgtttaccatgttaacTATATTACTTTAGCTTGTTAAaatgcagctgaggctgataggattgtcattagttttgcaggtatttggtcataaaacaaagtgttggacaaattacaattttgacctgatgatggcgctagatggaAAGTTAAGAACAGTGGgtaacctctgggtctgaaaagtgaagccaatgctgaagtgccttaatcttgcattctttctaatggccagcagggggcgactcctctggttgcaaaaagaagtctgattgtacagaagtctatgagaaaatgagcctacttctcacttgatttattacctcagtaaacattgtaaacatgagtttatggtgtcaatctctagtttcaagtcttcttcaatacagcatgatgttcatttagtaaattatggtcccatttagagtcaaatagaccataaagcatggtatgctttagggcgtggctaccttgtgattgacaggtcaccaCCACTAGTTGTccggagttgtccgtgttttcgttttacaactttaaccctttcacagtgtgtttttagttcatgaaagttaattataacctttttggtcggtcaaaaatgtcttattcagcgttcagttgtgcttagctccaccctctcgtgtcacttctggttgcaaaaaaacaacatgacgaCGGCAAAAATGCAGAAcgcaaggcttcaaaacagcagtcccaTAACCaatgatgtcacggtgactacttccacttcttacatacagtctattgTTAAGAGATCACCAAAGTGAACGTGTATACCAAATTCCACTGCAATCCATCTAATACTTGTGGagacatttcacttaaaaacacaaatgtcaacgtcatggtggtgcaacaggaaaagtcaggagatcaccaCAGTccgtaggattcatcctctgctGAACAtggatgtctgaaaaaaaattatggcaattcatccagtagttgttgagatttTTCTGTCTGGGACACGGAGCcatgttaatgttattaatgacaCATGCTTTTCCAGAAAAATATCTAATtctatatgtttatatacagtgCCTGAATTGGACCAAAAAAGGTGCCAGTACCCTAATTCAGCAGTTACATGACATGATCATTGCATGTGTCTTGGATAGATTTATATGTATATCTTGGTAATATATCcgacttcaaatgtatttttgtatgtatttcatttcatATATTAGACCTACATACgacatacatttccacagtttgtatatacagacatatatttggttaaaggtgctctacacgagattgggagcatttccattgccaacatggcgacggctgagccggtggcacgcagctaacggtgctgaAAGAGCTAACattgttaacctgggggggggcACCGGAAGGTGGGTGCCACGCTTCAGCGATGACGCCGTCGTTAAGCTAGCTATATGTTTACATAGAGACACGCAGTTACGCAGATGTTTAAGGGTGTGCACCTAAACTCTCCAGGAGGTGGCAGTATGCAATAAGAAGTAAGGATACTCATGTGGACAAAATTCAGAAGTGCCAGTACTCAGCACTGGTGAGCCTTTTGGCAGCGGCCCATTTCAGGCActgtttatattatttatataccaATTATTTTGACTTGAgaacaggtgtaattaataccATTAACGATGCCTCTGTATCCCAgtaagtgtcccagtaaaccaGCATGAACACGAGTCCATAACAGGCTCACCTAAATGGAATGCCATTATTCAATGGTCATTATTCATGTTAATAGTTACACCTGGGATGTGTGGAAATGTCATGAGATCCAACATTGATGTCAACCGTTTGCATGACATGGTGTTTTCTTTGTGCTCATTATCTGGGCAGGCAGAACGGTGTTACAATCTACCTGCTCTTTGCCTCACATGTTCGCAGCTCTGCTTTCCACTGTCATTTTGCTTCAGGCTTCAGCGTTTTACTTAAACACTTGCTGTATTTTCCTGACTCCAcctaactagttttgttgcctgtgGACTTTCACAACTTTAGCTAAACATCAAATAAGACTGAAGTTGGGTGTATCTACAAAAGTTGTAATGTCAGCACAGCCTGACATTTAGCCCTGCAATAATATACTAATAAAGTTTATTTGGATAGCACTTATCAAAATCCAGATTCCAAAGTGCTTTTCAAAGGGCAGacataaaattattaaaaatgccaagtacacatatacatactgtttatgtactgtatatgttatatatacagtatg includes these proteins:
- the slc52a3-1 gene encoding solute carrier family 52, riboflavin transporter, member 3-A: MALLVHILACAFGLGSWVAVNGLWVELPLIVNTLPEGWELPSYLTVIIQLANLGPLLVTIMHKLFPGRLKENVVIYSILSIGILSCVLLVFFWDRTTVVAGASRSTAFFILTFFLSLVDCTSSVTFLPFMMQLPAKYITTFFIGEGLSGFLPGVVALGQSVGIAKCVNSSQTAGNLTGWSSHTEYLPPNFSIEVFLVLLAVMMCFSLAAFVALNRLPRTFELSTENLVPGTAASVGSGLENPGADTDGEAVKRQDEGAAQSTLLLAGPKYSVYELTFIYFMVVWVNCAANGLLPSVQTFSCKPYGNLAYHLSASLASVANPVACTIAMFFQNRSLVCLGMLTVLGTGFGSYNMAMAAMSPCPLLQGTVWGEIIIVLSWLLFTGTLSYVKVMVGVILRDRSHSALVWCGAAVQIGSLVGSVTMFPLVNVYGLFKSGDFCNTKCPL